A stretch of DNA from Sphingomonas ginkgonis:
GACAGTCGACGCCCGCCTCCAGCCACCAGCCCAGCAGGCTGGCCGCCTCGTCGCGCGACAGCGTCAATCCTTCCCCACCCATGCCCCGGAATCTCTCTCACCATTGACGGCTGGGTCAAGTCGTTGAATGGCCGCACTTAAGACGAAGTGAGGGGATGAGAGGCATGAGCGACCGCGAGTCGATGGAATATGACGTGGTCATCGTCGGCGGCGGTCCGGCGGGTCTGGCGGCGTCGATCCGGCTGAAACAGCTCGCCGCCGAGGCGGGCCGCGAAATCTCGGTCTGCATCCTCGAGAAGGGCAGCGAGATCGGCGCGCACATCCTGTCCGGCGCGGTGGTCGATCCCAAGGCGCTCGACGAGCTGCTCCCTGATTGGCGCGAGGACGGCAGCTGCCTGCTCGCCCGCGTGCCCGTCACCAGCAACCACCACTGGGTTCTGACCAAGGGGAAGAAGTTCAACCTTCCCCACATCATGATGCCCAAGTTCCTCGAGAACAAAGGCAATTTCACCGGCAGCCTGGGCAATCTGTGCCGCTGGCTGGCGGGCAAGGCGGAGGAGCTGGGGGTCGAGATCTTCCCCGGCTTCCCGGCCGCCGAGGTGCTCTACCACGAGGACGGGTCGGTGAAGGGCGTCGCGACCGGCGCGATGGGCATCGCCCGCGACGGCTCGCACCGCGACGACTACCAGCCCGGGATGGAGCTGCACGCCAAGTACACACTGTTCGCGGAAGGCGCGCGCGGCTCGCTGACCAAGCAGCTCAAGCGCCAGTTCGACCTCGAGGCGAACTGCCAGCCGCAGGTCTACGGCCTTGGCGTCAAGGAGTTGTGGGACATCGATCCGGCCAAGCACGAGCCGGGCAAGGTCATCCACACCCAGGGCTGGCCGCTCGACGATGCGTGGGGCGGCGGGTGGATCTACCACCAGGACAATGGCCAGGTGTCGATCGGCTTTGTCGTCGCCTTGTCCTACGCCAACCCGCACCTCTCCCCGTTCGAGGAGATGCAGCGGTGGAAGCAGCACCCCGCGATCCGGCCGCTGCTCGAGGGCGGACGGCGCGTGTCCTACGGGGCGCGGGCGATCAACGAGGGCGGCTGGCAGTCCATTCCGACGCTCGCCTTCCCGGGCGGCGCGCTGATCGGCTGCTCGGCGGGCTTCGTCAACGTGCCGCGGATCAAGGGCAGCCATACCGCGATGAAGAGCGGGATGCTGGCGGCCGAGAGCATCGCGGCGGCGCTCGCGGCGAACCGGCAGAGCGACGTGCTGGCCGACTATGAGCCGGCGGTGCGCAACGGCTGGATCGGCGACGAATTGAAGCTGGTCAAGAACGCCGAGCCGGCGGTCAGCAAGTTCGGCGCGACGCTCGGCACGCTGGTCGCAGGCACCGACATGTGGATGCGCAGCCTCAAGATCGGCCTGCCGTTCGAGCTCAGGCATCATGCCGATCACACGACGCTCACCCGCCGCGACCATGCGGCGCTGATCGCCTATCCGAAGCCCGACGGGGTGATCAGCTTCGACCGGCTGTCCTCGGTGTTCCTGTCCAACACCAATCACGAGGAGGACCAGCCGGTCCACCTCGTGCTCAAGGACCCGACCGTCCCGACCCGGATTAACTTGCCGCAATTCGACGGACCCGAGCAGCGCTACTGCCCGGCGGGCGTTTACGAATATGTGGAGGAGAATGGCGCTCCCCGGCTGCAGATCAACGCGCAGAACTGCGTGCACTGCAAGACGTGCGACATCAAGGATCCCACCCAGAACATCGACTGGGTGACGCCGGAAGGCGGGGGAGGACCGAATTATCCCAACATGTAAGCGCCTCTTCCTCGCATTGCTTCTGAGCGGCGCGGCCGCCTCGCCGGCCACCGCGCGGACTCTCGTCCGCCCGCCGCTCGGGAGCGCGCTGTCGGGCTATGTCGCCGCTCGGGCAGCGAGCCTGACCGGCGATCATGGCGAGGCCGCGCGGCGCTACGTGGCGCTGCTCGCACTGGATCCGGGCAACGCGATGCTCGCGCGCGATGCGATCAGCGAAAACATTCGCGCCGGAATGCCCGAGCAGGCGCTCCGCCTGGCGGCCCAGCGTCCGCTGGCGAGCCTCGGAGCGGACGCCCGGTTGCTGCTGGTCACCGACGCTCTGAAGCGCGGCGACGGCGCACGCGCGCTCGAGCTTCTCCGTTACAAGGATGGCGAGATCGAGCTGGGCTTCCTGGCGCCCCTGATCGGAGCCTGGCAGCAGGCCGAGCGGGGTGATGCAGGCGCCATCCAGACCCTCGCCGCGGTGCCACCCGCAAGCGCTGCCGCGCCGCTGCTCGCCGAACACCGCGCGCTCATTCTCCTGAAGCTCGGGCGGGGGGGCGAGGCCGACCCCTTTGCCCGCCGCGCGATCGCCGCCGGCGGTGGGCGCGAGGACCGGGTCCGGCTGGCGATGGCGCAAGGCTTCGCCCGTCTTCGCGACCAGCCGCGCGCGCAGGAGATGCTGGGCGGGAACGACCAACTGCTCGCCCGTGCCCGTGCCCAGCTTGCCTCGGGGCGGCTCGACAGCGTCGCGGTCCACACGTCCGCGCGGGGCTTCGCGCAGATCCTCGCCGCCCTTTCGCTGGCGCTGAACGGGGGCGAGAGCCGCAGCCTGGCGCTGTCGCTGGCGCAACTCGCGCGATTCGCCGACCCGGCCGATGGTGAGCTTCCGGTGCTGACCGGATTGCTGCTCGACGCGGACGGCCAGACCGACGCGGCGCTGGCGGCGTTCCGCGCGGTCCCCGCTTCCGACCTGTTCGCCAGCGAGGCGCGCGACGCGGCGGTCCGTAGCCTGATTCGCTCGGACCGGACCCGGGAGGCGCTGGCCCTGGCCGACCCCGCCGCGCGAGCCCGCGACGCCAGCGCCGACGACTGGTCGCGGCTCGGCGACGTCTATGCGGCGATGAACCGGAACGGCGACGCGGCGGGGGCCTACGGCCGCGCGGTGGCGCTGGTCGCGGCGGGCGGCCCAGGACCGGCGGAGTGGCAGCTTCGGCTGCTGCAGGGAAGCTCGCTCGACCAGGCAGGGCAATGGCCCGCGGGGCGCGCCACGCTCGAGCAGGCGCTCCGCCAGTCGCCCGACCAGCCGTTGCTGCTCAACTATCTCGGCTATGCCAAGCTGGAGAAGGGCGAGCAGCTCGAGGAAGCGGAAAGCCTGATCCGTCGCGCCAGCACGCTCGCCCCGCAGGACGCCTCGATCACCGACTCGCTCGGCTGGATGCAGTTCAAGCGTGGGCGGGTGAACGAGGCGATCGCCACGCTGGAGAAGGCGGCCGCGGCCGATCCGTCGCAGTCGGAGATCCGCGAGCATCTCGGCGACGCGCTGTTCACCGCCGGCCGCCGCTACGAGGCGCGTTATGCCTGGGCGGCGGCGCTGGTCACCGCGGAGTCCAAGGACGCGGGGCGGATCCGGGCCAAGCTCGACGCCGGGCTGACCGGGGCCACCGTCGCCCCTTGAGGAAGCCCGCTGTCGACATCGCCGCCGCCAAGCTCAACCTCGCGCTTCATGTGCGGGGCCGGTTGGCCGACGGCCGGCACCGGCTCGAGACGCTGTTCGCCTTTTGCACCGACGGCGACCGGCTCAGCGCGGCGCCCGCGGACGATCTGTTGCTGACCGTCACCGGGCCATTCGCCGCCGCGCTCGACGACGGGGAGGACAATCTCGTGCTCCGCGCCGCCCGGGCGCTGCGCAAGCGGTCCGGGACGAGCGCAGGCGCCGCGCTTCAGCTCGACAAGAGGCTGCCGGTCGCCTCGGGGATCGGCGGCGGCTCGGCCGACGCGGCGGCGGCGCTGCGGCTTTTAACGGCCTTGTGGCGGATCGATCCCGCCCACGCCACCGCGGTCGCGCCCGGGCTGGGAAGCGATGTGCCCGCCTGCCTGCTCAGCCTGACCGCGCGCGGCGAGGGGGGAGGGGACGAGCTTCGCCCGGTTCAGCTCGACGGCCTGGCCGGCACCCCCGTCCTGCTGGTCAACCCGCGCGTCCCGCTCGCCACCGGCCCGGTGTTCGCCGGCTGGGACGGGGTCGACCGCGGCCCGCTCGGCGACTGGCGCGCCGGGCGCAACGATCTCGAGCCGTCCGCGCACAGGCTGGTGCCCGAGATCGGCACGGTGCTCGACTGGCTGCTGGAGCAGGACGGCGTCGATCTCGCGCGCATGTCGGGCTCGGGCGCGACCTGCTTCGGGCTGTTCGCGGACGAGGCGGCGCGCGACCGGGCCGCCGCGGCCTGCCCGCCCCAATGGTGGCACCTCGCGACCTTCCTGCGCTAAGGGCCGCGCGATGACGAGACCGATCCTCACCGCCGCCGCGATGCGCGCGGCCGAAGCGCAGGCGATCGCTTCCGGCACCAGCGTCGACACGCTGATGGAGCGGGCCGGCGCCAGCCTCGCCGAGGCAGCGATCCGCTTCGCCGGGCGGACGCCCACGCTGCTGGTCTGCGGTCCGGGCAACAATGGCGGGGACGGCTATGTCGCCGCTCGCCATCTCGCGGAACGCGGCCTCGCGGTCCGGGTCGCGGCGCTGGCCGAGCCGGCGACCGAGGCGGCGCGACGCGCGCGGGCGCGCTGGGATGGGCCGGTTGAACCCTTCGCCACGGCGGAGCCGGCTCCGTTGCTGATCGATTGCCTGTTCGGGACCGGCCTCAAGCGCGGGCTTGAACCAGCTGTATTCGAACGGCTTCTTGCCCTGTCGGGTGCTGCCCAACTCACCGTGGCGGCGGACCTTCCGAGCGGGGTGGCGGCCGACAGCGGCGAGTGCCTGTCATCGGTGCCGGCAGCGGATCTGACATTGGCTTTCGGGGCGCTGAAACCGGCCCACCGGCTGATGCCGTCGCTCGCGCGGATGGGCCGCGTCGTGCTGGCCGACATCGGCGTCGAGGCGGACCACCGCTGGCACGAGATCGGCCGTCCCGCGCTGCCGCCGCTCGACCCCGCCGGCCACAAGTTCAGCCGGGGGCTGGTCCATGCGCTCGCCGGCAAGATGCCGGGGGCGATCGCGCTATCCTGCACCGCCGCCGCTCGCGCCGGCGCCGGCTATGTCCGGGTCTCGACCTCGCTCCGGATCGACCATCTGCCCGCGGCGGTGGTGCAGACCGACACGGCGACGCTCGCCGACCCGCGGATCGGCTGCATCCTGGTCGGCCCCGGCATGGGCGACCTGCCGCAGATCCTCACCCTCGCGCTGACCGCCCACGCGCCCAAGGTCATCGACGCGGACGCGATCCGGGCGATCGGCGAGCCGGAGCGTCTCAAGGGTCAGGACGCGATCGTCACCCCGCACGAGGGCGAGTTCGAGGCGCTGTTCGGCAAACTCGAGGGGAACAAGGCGGAGCGCGCGCTCGCGGCGGCGCGGCGGTCGGGCGCGGTGGTCGTCTACAAGGGTCCCGACACGCTCGTCGCGGCGCCCGACGGGCGGCTCGGCTTCGCCCCGCCGAGCCCCGCCTGGCTGGCCAGCGCCGGCACCGGCGACGTGCTCGCCGGGATCTGCGCCGCGATGCGCGCGCGCGGGCTGGAGGCCTTCGACGCGGCCTGTGCGGCGGTATGGATCCATGGCCGCGCCGCCGAGCAGGCCGGCCCGGGGATGATCGCCGACGATCTCGCCGCCGCCATCCCGCTCGTCCTGTGAGCGACTCCGAGACGATCCTGCGCATCGCGGCGCGGGGCGACGGCGTGACCGCAACCGGCCGCCACGCGGCGCTCGCCGCGCCGGGCGACCGCCTGCTGGCCGACGGATCGGTCGAGCCCGGCCCGCACCACCAGACGCCGCCGTGCCGCCACTTCCCGGCCTGCGGGGGGTGCCAGCTCCAGCATGTCGACGACGAAGCCTATCGTTCCTACCTCGTCGCGCGGATCGAAGGGGCGCTTGCGCAACAGGGGATGGCGGCGACCGTCCGCGATCCGCACCTGTCGCCGCCACGCACCCGGCGCCGGGCATCGCTTCGGGCGCTCCGCACGGGCCAGGGTGTCGCGATCGGCTTCAACGAGGAGCGTTCGCACCGCATCGTCGACATGCGCGAATGCCACGTCCTCGCGCCCGAGCTGTTCGCGCTGGTCGCGCCGCTGCGCCGCCTGCTGGCGACGCTGCTCGCGCCTCGCCGCGGGGCGGAGGTGCGGATGACGCTCGCCGACCAGGGTATCGACCTGCTGATCGCCGGGGTCGAGGCGGAAGGCCTCGCCGCCGCCGAGGCGCTCACCGCCTTTGCCGAGGCCAACGGGCTTGCCCGGCTGGCGCTCGACGGTGGGCTCGGTCCTGAGGTCCGCTACGAGCCGGGTCCCACAACGGTCAGCCTGTCGGGCCGACCGGTCCCGCTGCCGCCTGGCGCCTTCCTCCAGGCGACGCGCGACGGCGAGGCCGCGCTGGTCGCCGCGGTGCGCGAGGCGGTTGGCGACCCGCGCCGGACCGCCGACCTGTTCGCCGGGCTGGGCACCTTCGCGCTGTCCCTGCCGGGGCAGGTCTATGCCGCCGAGGCGGGGCGCGACGCCGTCCTGGCGCTGAAGCGCGCCGATGGTGCGATTGCCGCCGACCACCGCGACCTCTACCGCCGCCCGCTCGGCCCGGAGGAGCTCGACCGGTTCGACGCGGTCGTGCTCGACCCGCCGCGGGCCGGGGCGGCCGAGCAGGTCGCCGCGCTGGCCCGCTCGGCGGTGCCGGCGATCGCCTATGTGAGTTGCAATCCCGCAACCTTCGCCCGCGACGCGGCGACCCTGGTGGCGGGCGGCTATCGGCTCGACTGGATACGTCCGGTCGGCCAGTTCCGCTGGTCGACCCACGTCGAGCTGGCGGCCCGGCTGTCGCGGCCGCCGGCCTGACGCAAAGCTGACAAGAGCTTCACTGGCCGGGAGGGCGGCAGGCGCATAAGCGGGCGCAATGGCCGACAGCCCGATCTTCTACGACCCGTCGGGTCGGCGCCGGAAGCGATTCCGCCTCGCCATGCTGCTGTTCGCGCTGCTGCTGGTGCTGGTCGCGACCGGGCTGTTCGCGACGATCCGGGTGGTGCCCTATGCGCCGCCGCTGCCGGTCAATGCCGAGCGTGGCCGCCCGCTCCCGCCGCCGCGGACCAGCCTGCTCGCGCGGACCGAGCGCAACCTCAACCACGCGATCGAGCGGCTGCTCGGCACGCGTCCGCCGAGCGCGCGGCAGGTCGGCGCGGTCCGCGCGACCCAGGCGCGCCAGTCGCTCGGCAAGCCGCTGAGCGTCGGCTTCTACACGCCGTGGGACCCAAGCAGCTCGGCCTCGCTGCAGCGGCACATCGGCGATCTCGACTGGCTGGCGCCGGTCTGGGTCACGGTGACCGGTCCGAAGCACGACTTCCAGGTGGTGCCCGACCGCGACGGACGGAACATCATCAACCAGGCGCGCGAGCGGCCGCTGATCCTGCCCGTCATCCAGAACTTCACCAACGGGGCGGTCGATCCCGCCGGGGCGCAGGCGCTGCTCGCCAGCACCGCTGCCCGGCGCCGGCTGATCCAGCAGACCGAGGCCTTCCTGCTCCAGAACCGCGCCTCGGGCGCGGTGTTCGACTTCGAGGACCTGAACGGTCCCGGTCAGCTCCATTATCTCCAGCTGCTGCAGGAGGCCCACGCCGTCTTCGCCAAGCATGGCTGGCTGGTCACCGTGGCGGTGCCGGTCGATGCCGGCTGGAACCTCCGCCGCTTCGCCGCCGTCGCCGACAAGCTGTTCGTCATGGCCTATGACGAGCATACCAACGACGGCGAGCCGGGGCCGATCGCCTCCAACGGCTGGTGGGCCAGCAGCGTCGCCACCGCGCTGCGCCAGATCCCGCGCGGCAAGGCGATCGTCACCATCGGCAACTACAGCTACGACTGGCACGACGGCGGCGGCGAGCCGCTGAACGTCGAGGAAGCCTGGAACCGCGCGCTCGACAATGACGCCAAGCCGGTGTTCGACGCCGCCTCAGGCAATTCGAGCTTCGCCTATGACGACGAGAAGGGCCATCCCCATACCGTCTGGATCCTAGATGCGGCGAGCGCCTTCAACGAGCTCAGCCTGCTGCAGCGGATCGGCATTGGCGACGTGGCGGTCTGGCGAATGGGCGCGGAAGACCCGGCGCTGTGGAGCCTGTTCGGCCGCAACGCGGCGCGCCCGCTGCAGGCGAGCGGGCTGGAACGACTTCCGGTGGGCACCAACGTCGACATCGAGGGCAATGGAGAGATCCTCAAGATCAGCTCGCTCCCGACCGAGGGGCGCCGTCGGATCGCGATGTCTCGCGACGGGCTGATCGGCGGGGTGGACTTCCTGACCCTGCCGCGACCGTTCACCGTCACCCGCTCGATGGGCAAGCCCGGGCTGGTGGCGCTCACCTTCGATGACGGTCCCGACCCGCGCTGGACCCCGAAGATCCTCGACATCCTCAAGGCCAAGCAGGTCCCCGCGACCTTCTTCATCGTCGGCGAGAACGCGCTGACCGAGCGGTCGCTGCTCAACCGGATGGTGGACGAGGGCCACGAGGTGGGAAGCCATACCTATACCCACCCAAACCTCGCGACGACCGGCCAGACCCAGACCTTGTTCGAGCTGAACGCAACCCAGCGCCTGTTCCAGGCCTATACCGGGCGCACGCTCAAGCTGTTCCGGGCGCCGTATTTCGGGGACGCCGAGCCGACCACCGCGGACGAGCTGCTGCCCGCGCTCGACGCGCAGAACCGCGGCTACATCTCGGTCGGCCTCCACGTCGACGGCGAGGACTGGCAGCGGCCTGGCGTCCCGGCGATCGTCGCCAATGTGGTGAACGGGGTGGTCGGGCTGCGCGACAATCCCGACAAGGCGGGCAATGTCGTCCTTCTCCACGACAGCGGCGGCGACCGCCAGCAGACCATCGACGCGCTGCCCATCCTGATCGACCAGCTCCGCGCCAAGGGCTACCGCTTCGTGCCGGTCTCGGAGCTGGCCGGGCTCAGCCGCGATCAGGTGATGCCGCAGCTGTCCGCCGCCGACGCGGCCGCGGTGCGGCTCGACCTCGGCCTGTTCGAGATCCTCGGCCTCGTCGTCCGGGCGCTCGCCGCGCTGTTCGCGTTCGCGCTGACGCTCGGCATCCTGCGCGCGCTGTTCCTCAGCGGGCTGGCCCTCAACGCCGCCCGAAGGGAGGCGCAGCGCGCCCGGCCGCCGGTCGACCCCGATACCTTCGTCACGGTGCTCATCCCGGCCTTCAACGAGGAACGGGTGATCGAGCGGTCGGTCCGCACCGTGCTCGCGAGCGAGAATGTTCGGCTCGAGGTGATCGTTATCGACGACGGGTCGAAGGACCGCACCGGCGCGATCGTCCACGAGGTCTTCGACGGCGACCCCCGGGTGCAGCTGCTGACCCTGGCAAACGGCGGCAAGGCGCGCGCGCTCAACGAGGGGTTGGCGCTGGCGTCGGGCGAGATCGTCATCGCGCTCGACGCCGATACCCAGTTCGAGCCGGGGACGATCGCCCGGCTCGCGCGCTGGTTCGCCGCCGACGAAAAGCTCGGCGCGGTGGCTGGCAACGCCAAGGTCGGCAACCGGATCAATCTCGTCACCAAGTGGCAGGCGCTCGAATATGTGACCGCGCAGAACCTCGAGCGGCGCGCGTTGGCCCGGCTCGGCGCGATGATGGTCGTGCCCGGCGCGGTCGGTGCCTGGCGGAAGGCCGCGATCGAGGCGGTCGGCGGCTACCCGCCGGACACGCTCGCCGAAGACCAAGACCTCACCATCGCAGTTCAGCGCGCGGGCTGGCACGTGACCTACGACCAGAGCGCGATCGCCTGGACCGAGGCGCCGCAGACGCTCCGCCAGCTTGCCCGGCAGCGGTTCCGCTGGGCCTATGGCACCATCCAGTGCATCTGGAAGCACAAGCGCGTGCTCGGCACCGGGCGGCCGGCGGGCCTCGCCTTCATCGGACTGCCGCAGGCGATCATGTTCCAGCTGCTGTTCGCGCTGGTCTCGCCGATCATCGACCTTGCGCTGCTGGTCAGCATTGTTTCGACCGCCGTGTCGATCCACGCGCACGGCTACGAGATGGTGAAGGGCGACCTTCACCACATGGCCACCTTCTGGCTCCTGTTCGCCGCGATCGACCTTACCGCCGGGCTGATCGCCTTCGCGCTGGAACGGCGCGAGCGGTGGGGGCTGATGCTGTGGCTGGTCCCCGCCCGCTTCGTCTACCGCCAGGTCATGTACTATGTCGTGGTCAAGGCGGTGATCCAGGCGCTGCGCGGACCGCGCGTGGGCTGGGCCTCGATTGCGCGGTCCGGTCAGGTGCAGCTTGGTGTCAGGCGGTCAGCCTCGGTGGAACAAGGCGATGGCCGCGTGAAGCGTGAGGCCGAGCAAGCATAGGGTCGCGAGGACGAAGATCAGCCCGCGGACGCGTCCGACGTTCACCGTCGACTGGTAGAGGCTGTGGACGACCCGCAGGGCGACATAGGCCCAGGCCAGCCAGAGATTGATGGCGAAGCGGTCGCCCATCGCCACCAGCGCGAGCAGGATCGCGTAGAAGAGCGTCGGCTGCTCGAGCAGATGCTCGTAGTTCTGGCGCGGCCAAGAAGCCTTGGCCGGGATCACCCCCTCGAGGTCGCGGAGGCGGGTGCCTTCGGCCGGGATGCGGTCCGGATCGGCCTGCCGGGCGGCCCCGACGCTGCTCGCGACGGCCCAGAACAGCATGACGATTGTCCAGGCGACCAGCGCGACGAGCGGTCCCAGCAGCGGCGAGATGTGGTTCATCGATGTTTCCCCCCAAGCGGGCGGCACTCCCCTGGCACGCCCGCCACACCATCCTATCTCCGCCCAAAGCGAGAAGGAAAGGCATCAAGCATGAAGACCAGTGGCAACACGATCCTGATCACCGGCGGCGGATCGGGGATCGGGCGGGCGCTCGCCCGGCGCTTCCACGACCGTGGCGACCGGGTGATCGTCGCCGGGCGCCGGCGCGAGGCGCTGGAGGAGACCGCCGCCGGGCGCGACGGGATCGCCGTCATGACGCTGGACGTGGGCCAGTCCGGTGCAGTCGACAGGTTCGCGCGCGCGCTTCTTGCGGAACATCCGGAGGTCAACGTGCTGATCAACAATGCCGGGATCATGCCGCTGGAGAAGGTCGGGTCGAAGCGCGATCTCAAGGATGTCGAGCGGGTGGTCGAGACCAACCTCCTCGGCCCGATCCGGCTAATCGACGCTTTGGTCGACCATCTCGCCGGGCGGCCGGACTCCGCGATCGTCAACGTGACCTCGGGGCTTGCCTATGTCCCGCTGATCGCCGCGCCGACCTACTCGGCGACCAAGGCGGCGATCCACAGCTATACGGTCGCGCTCCGCCAGGCGCTCAAGGAAAGGGTCGAGGTGATCGAGCTGGTGCCACCGGGCGTGCAGACGGGCCTCACTCCCGGGCAGGAGCAGCGGCCCGGTTACATGCCGCTCGACGAGTTCGCCGACGAAGTGATGAGCTTGTTCGGTCGGCAGCCGACCCCCGGCGAGATCCTGGTCGAGCGGGTCAAGTTCCAGCGCGATGCGGAGGCGGAGGGACGGTTCGACCGGACCCTGATCGAGATGAACCAGCGCGCCGAGGCGGCCCGGGCGGCGCAGCCCGAGCCGGTTGGTTGACCCTGCACGTCACCCCCGCGAAAGCGGGGGTCCAGCTCCTGGGCTGGCAGCCGAAAGCTGGATCCCCGCTTTCGCGGGGATGACGGCTATGGAAAGGCCGAGCTTCGGGTTGCTCTAGTCGTTGAACAGCTTGGCGAAGGCGCGCTTGGCGCGGTTCTTCCAGGCGCCCTTGTGGTAGGCAGCCGAGGCGAGCAGCGGGAGGACCGAGGTGGCCTCGGCGAACACCATTTGCTCGAGCGCGGTCGAGACCTTGCCCCAGCTCGCCGCCTCCTGGAGGGTCGAGGAAGAGCACGCGCCGTCGCGCACGTCGGCGACGGTGATCTGCACGGCGTACTTGTGCACCTCGACGTCGTCATGGCCGAGGATCTCGGCGCAGACGACCGTGTCCTGCGTGAAGTTCTTGGGGACGCCGCCGCCGATCATCAGCAGCCCCGTGGTGCCCGCCTTGATCTTGATGTCGGTCAGCTCGCGGAAGTCGGCGATGGCGTCGAGGACGAGATAGGGCTTGCCCTGCTTCATCCGGTCGACCTGGTGCTTGACGAGGCCGAAGCCGGCCGAGCTGTCGACGAAGGCCGGGCAGAAGATCGGCACGTCATGCTCGTAGGCGAGCTTGACGAGGCTGTTCTCCTTCTTGCCGTTGCCCTCGCTCAGCCACTTGCCCATCTCGCGGATGAACGCGCGCGACGAATAGGGCTTGGGCTCCAGGCTGTCGGCGAGGCGGCCGATGGTGAAGTCGCAGTCCTGAAGCTGCTCCTCGTCGATGTACGTGTCGTAGATCCGGTCGATGTAGAGGGAGCGCAGCGTGTCGTCGTCCGGGATCTCGAGCGCCTGGTAATGCTTGTGGCCGAGCGCCTCGAAGAAATCCATGTCGACGATTGATGCGCCGGTGGCGACGATCGCGTCGACCATGTTGGAGCGGACCAGCTCGGCATAGAGGTCCATGCAGCCGCCGGCCGAGGTCGAGCCGGCGATGACCAGAATTATCGAGCAGTCGGGGTCCTCCAGCATCTGGTTGTAGATGCCGGTGGCGCGGGCGAGGTCGCGGCTGGTGAAGCTCATCTTCCCCATCGCGTCGACGATCGGGCGCGCGTCGAAGCTGGTGATGTCGATATGCTCGACGGTCGACGACAGGAGCTCCGCCTTGCGGGTGTCGTTGATCTTGGACTCGGTGTTCATGTCTTCGCTCCAATAGCGCTGCTCCCCCTCCCGCGGACGGGAGGGGGCTGAGGATGGGCGTTCGAGCCCGCTATTGGCCGTCGTTGCGATAACAGGGGGACAGGCCCACCCCCGACCCCTCCCGCGAGCGGGAGGGGAGCATGGCTCTACAGCGTCACCACGTTGGAACGCGCCGGCGCTGCCGCCGCTCCGTAGAGGCTGGCCATCGGCTCGTCTTCGACGAAGATCCGGGCCTCAGGCCCGAAGCCGTTGAAGCCGGTCCGCATCGCGCAGCCATAGGCGCCGAGCATTCCGATCTCGATATAGTCGCCGGCCTGGACGTCGCCGGGAAGCTCGAACGGCCCGGTCATGTGGTCGAGGTCGTCGCAGGTGGGTCCGTAGAAGCTGAAGCCCATCGGCCGGGCGCGGCTCGGCTCGGCGCGAACCAGCGCGACGGGGAAGCGCCAGCCGATGTGCGCGGCGTCGAACAGAGCGCCGTAGGCGCCGTCGTTGATGTACAGCTCGTCGCCGCGGCGCTTCTCGACCCGCACCAGCACGCTGGCATATTCGGCGCACAGCGCTCGGCCCGGCTCGCACCAGAGCTCGGCCGAATAGCTGATCGGCAGCTTCTCGAACGCTTCGTGGATCACCGCGAAATAATTCTCAAGCGGCGGCGGCTCCATGCCCGGGTACGAGGAGGGGAAGCCGCCGCCGACGTCGACGATATCGACGGTGACCGCCGCCTCGACGATCGCGTCGCGCACGCGCGCCATCGCCTCGGCATAGGCCGCCGGGGTCATCGCCTGGCTGCCGACGTGGAAGCAGATGCCGAGCGCGTCGGCGGCCTGCCGCGCGGCGAACAGCAGCGGCTTCACCTCGTGCGGCTCGGCGCCGAACTTGGCGGCGAGGCTGAGCTTCGAATGCTCCGAGCTCACCCGCAGGCGCACCAGCAGGTTGAGGTCGCTCGCGGCGACGCCGTCGGTGGCGGTCGCCTCGACGATCTTCTCCAGCTCGTCGAGCGAATCGAGGCTGAAGGTGCGCACGCCATAGGCGTGATAGGCTTCGGCGATCGATTCCGGCGCCTTGAC
This window harbors:
- a CDS encoding class I SAM-dependent RNA methyltransferase, giving the protein MSDSETILRIAARGDGVTATGRHAALAAPGDRLLADGSVEPGPHHQTPPCRHFPACGGCQLQHVDDEAYRSYLVARIEGALAQQGMAATVRDPHLSPPRTRRRASLRALRTGQGVAIGFNEERSHRIVDMRECHVLAPELFALVAPLRRLLATLLAPRRGAEVRMTLADQGIDLLIAGVEAEGLAAAEALTAFAEANGLARLALDGGLGPEVRYEPGPTTVSLSGRPVPLPPGAFLQATRDGEAALVAAVREAVGDPRRTADLFAGLGTFALSLPGQVYAAEAGRDAVLALKRADGAIAADHRDLYRRPLGPEELDRFDAVVLDPPRAGAAEQVAALARSAVPAIAYVSCNPATFARDAATLVAGGYRLDWIRPVGQFRWSTHVELAARLSRPPA
- a CDS encoding glycosyltransferase, with translation MADSPIFYDPSGRRRKRFRLAMLLFALLLVLVATGLFATIRVVPYAPPLPVNAERGRPLPPPRTSLLARTERNLNHAIERLLGTRPPSARQVGAVRATQARQSLGKPLSVGFYTPWDPSSSASLQRHIGDLDWLAPVWVTVTGPKHDFQVVPDRDGRNIINQARERPLILPVIQNFTNGAVDPAGAQALLASTAARRRLIQQTEAFLLQNRASGAVFDFEDLNGPGQLHYLQLLQEAHAVFAKHGWLVTVAVPVDAGWNLRRFAAVADKLFVMAYDEHTNDGEPGPIASNGWWASSVATALRQIPRGKAIVTIGNYSYDWHDGGGEPLNVEEAWNRALDNDAKPVFDAASGNSSFAYDDEKGHPHTVWILDAASAFNELSLLQRIGIGDVAVWRMGAEDPALWSLFGRNAARPLQASGLERLPVGTNVDIEGNGEILKISSLPTEGRRRIAMSRDGLIGGVDFLTLPRPFTVTRSMGKPGLVALTFDDGPDPRWTPKILDILKAKQVPATFFIVGENALTERSLLNRMVDEGHEVGSHTYTHPNLATTGQTQTLFELNATQRLFQAYTGRTLKLFRAPYFGDAEPTTADELLPALDAQNRGYISVGLHVDGEDWQRPGVPAIVANVVNGVVGLRDNPDKAGNVVLLHDSGGDRQQTIDALPILIDQLRAKGYRFVPVSELAGLSRDQVMPQLSAADAAAVRLDLGLFEILGLVVRALAALFAFALTLGILRALFLSGLALNAARREAQRARPPVDPDTFVTVLIPAFNEERVIERSVRTVLASENVRLEVIVIDDGSKDRTGAIVHEVFDGDPRVQLLTLANGGKARALNEGLALASGEIVIALDADTQFEPGTIARLARWFAADEKLGAVAGNAKVGNRINLVTKWQALEYVTAQNLERRALARLGAMMVVPGAVGAWRKAAIEAVGGYPPDTLAEDQDLTIAVQRAGWHVTYDQSAIAWTEAPQTLRQLARQRFRWAYGTIQCIWKHKRVLGTGRPAGLAFIGLPQAIMFQLLFALVSPIIDLALLVSIVSTAVSIHAHGYEMVKGDLHHMATFWLLFAAIDLTAGLIAFALERRERWGLMLWLVPARFVYRQVMYYVVVKAVIQALRGPRVGWASIARSGQVQLGVRRSASVEQGDGRVKREAEQA
- a CDS encoding MAPEG family protein; the protein is MNHISPLLGPLVALVAWTIVMLFWAVASSVGAARQADPDRIPAEGTRLRDLEGVIPAKASWPRQNYEHLLEQPTLFYAILLALVAMGDRFAINLWLAWAYVALRVVHSLYQSTVNVGRVRGLIFVLATLCLLGLTLHAAIALFHRG
- a CDS encoding SDR family oxidoreductase; its protein translation is MKTSGNTILITGGGSGIGRALARRFHDRGDRVIVAGRRREALEETAAGRDGIAVMTLDVGQSGAVDRFARALLAEHPEVNVLINNAGIMPLEKVGSKRDLKDVERVVETNLLGPIRLIDALVDHLAGRPDSAIVNVTSGLAYVPLIAAPTYSATKAAIHSYTVALRQALKERVEVIELVPPGVQTGLTPGQEQRPGYMPLDEFADEVMSLFGRQPTPGEILVERVKFQRDAEAEGRFDRTLIEMNQRAEAARAAQPEPVG